The genomic window GCCCGGTCCGCGGGGTCGCCGCTGAGGTCGGCCGCGCCACTCCACCAGCGGGCCGCGTCCGCGGGCGACCGGAGCGCGGCAGCGGTGGCGTGTTCCCGGAGCAGGGTGATCGACCGTGCGGGATCGACCAGTCCACCGGCGGTGGCGACCGCGTCGGGCAGGAACCCGGGGTCACCGGAGTGCGCGTCGCCGGACCAGAGGGCCTGCACCGCGACCTGGGCCAGCCGGCGCCGCTCGTACGGTCCGAGACCGGCGCCGAGCGCGACGGCCACCGCCGGCACCGGGATCCGCCAGCCGCGCCGGTCCACCCGGGCGACGCCCTCGTCCCGCAACGTGCCCAAGTGCGCGCCCACCTCGTCGGAGGTCATGCCGAGCGCGCGGCCGATCAGAGCGGGTACCGCCGGGCCGAGCGGTTCCAGCACGGCCAGCGACCGGGCGACCGCGAAGGTGCCCGGGTCAAGACGGTGAACCGGCCGGAGCAGGTCGTGGCCCACCGGTATCCGGGGCGGCACGGTCACGTCGGCCAGGTAGGCGCGCCTGTCCACGACCCGCAGGGTGTCCGACCCGCGGTAGCCCTCGACGGCCGCCAGCAACGGGCCGGGCCGGCCACGGCTGAGCCGGCGCAGTTCGGTGCGCAACGAGTCGTGCGGCACGGCCTGCAGCAGCCGGAACACGAGCGCGTCGGCTTCGGCGGGCGGCAGTGGGCGCAGCCGGTCCATCTTGGCCAGCCCGGCCGCGCGCAGCCCGTCGAAACCGGTCAGCAGGACGGGGTTGACGGCGGCGCCGGTACGCCACGCGGCGACACATCGCACCGGCGTACGGGCCAGTTGGTGCAACGCGGCCAGCAGGGCGGTCGCGGATTCCGGGTCGGCCCACTGCGCGTCGTCGACGACGATCACCAGGCCCGGATGGCGGCGCAGCGCGCGGGTCAGCGCGGCGGCCGGTGGCTCGACGAAACCACCGCGCCCGGCACCCAACCGGGTGGGGATCGGGGCCAGTCCGGCGAGCACCCGCCCGGCCAGGTACCACGGTTCGTCCCGGTCCTCCGGCGCGAGCCGCACCTCGACGACCGGCCGCCCGGCCGCGGCCGCCGCCTCGCGCAGACCGCGCAGCGCATGGCTGCGGCCGATGCCCGCGGGGCCGGTGAGCAGGGTCAGCGCGGGTTCGGCCGGATCGACGATGGTCGTCATCGGGAAAGCACCGATCTGCTGGTCAGGACGCGACACCGAGGATGTCCGTGGTGAGGCTGACCGCGGCCAGTTCGACCCGGGACCGGCAGCCGGTACGGGCGAAGAGCCGGGTCAGGTAGTTCTCGATCGTCTTCTCGCTCATCCGTACCTGCACAGCGATCTGCCGGTTGGTACGTCCCCGCCGGATCAGCTCGATGGTCTGCATCTCGACGGCGCTGAACGCGGCCTGCGGAGACCGGGACCGCGGTCGCCGTACGCCACGCTCCCGCATCGTGGTGGTGACCGCGGACCGCAGCACCGGCGAGCCGATCTCCTCGGCCTGTGCCTGCGCTTCGAGCAGCCACGGACGCGGATCCGGGGCGACCCGGCCGAGTGCCAGCGTGGCGAGAGTCAGGTCGGGCCGGTGACCGCGGGCCCGGATCAGGCCGGTCGCCCGAGTCGCCGCGGTGGTGTCCCCAGTGGTCAGCGCCCGGATCAGCAGCGTGGTCCCGGCACTGAGACGGCGGTGCGGCCCGCTGGCGTCCGCGTCCACGATCCCGGCCAGATGGGTGGACTCCCCGGCCAGATCGAACCGCGCCGCGAGACCGGCGGCTCGGGTCAGCAACTGTTCGACGCCGATCCGGCTGCCGTGCGCCAACTGCCGGGCGTGTGCCACCCGTGCCGCGCGCAGTCGCCCGGCCGCCTCCAGCGCGGTCGCCGGTTCGGTGGCCGGGCCGTTCGCCGCCCACCACCGCAGTGCCGCGTAGGGCGCCTCGTCGGGAACCCCGGCGATCCGGGACGCGGCCTCCTCCGCGCGGCCCTGCAGGGCGAGCGCTTCGGCGGCCCAGAGCCGGGTGAACCGGCGGACTGCCGGGGCTTGGGCACCGGCCAGGTCCACCTCGCGGGCGGCGGAGAGCATGCCGGGCAGGTCACCGTGGGCGTGACAGGCGTGCAGGCGGTGGTACGCGGCGAGCAGTCCGTCAGCGGGAGTGTCGTACCGCGCCTCGCCGAGGATCAGTTGCAGGACCGTGGCCAGGTCACCCGTACCGCCGGCGGTCAGTAGTTCGTCGTTCTTCTCGTCCGCAGGGATGAGACCGGCACCGATCGATCGGGCCGCGAGGGCGACCTCCGCAGCGCTGATCAGCGTCGCCGGGCGGGCGTCCGGGGCCGCGACCGGACCGGCTGGGCGGCCGTCGAGCCACCGGTCGGCGAGGTAGGTCACGGCCGGGTCGGTCGCCTCCGGGGCGGGTGTTCCGGTGTGGACGGCCGCGAGGGTGGCGGCGGCGGCCAGGTCACCGGTGCGCCCGGCTGGTCCGGCGGCCCGCACGACGTCGGAGAGCCGGGCGAACTGGCCGGTGCGGACCAGCAGCCGCAGCAGCCGGGCGAGAATGTCGTCGGCGACCTGACCGCCACCGGCGTGCCAGAGCGCGGCGCGCAACCAGTCGGCGGCCCGGCCCGGTTCCCGGTCGGTGGCCTGGGCCGCGGTGGCGGCGAGACTCACCGCGGTACGCCGGTCGGTCGGCATGGCCACCCCGGCCGAGGTGACGTGGTCGGCCAGCGCGGCCCGGTCGGCGGGGGCCCCGGCACCGGCCCGGCGGAACATCGCCGCCGCGTACGCGCGGTGCAGCCGGGCCACCGCGGCCGGGCCCGCGTCCGCGACGAGGCGGGCCGCCAGGGCGGGACTCTGCGGCCGGATGCTGCCCCGCCGGTCGGCCACCAGCACACCGTCGGTGACCAGGGCGTCGACGATCCAGCCGTAATCGTCGAGGCGGCCGAGCGTGGCATGCGCGAAGAGCGGCAGGTCGTCCAGGCCGAACCGGGTGACGGCGGCCATGGTGGCCAGCCGGACCGCGTCGGGACCGCGCCCGAGCAGGGCGGTGACGAGCCGGTGCCCGGCGGGCAATCCGATCGGGTCCCGCGGATCCAGCAGGCACAGGTGCCCGCCGACAACCTTCAGGCGGCCGGTACGAAGGAGTTCGGCCGTCGTCTCCAGCACGGTCGCCGGGTTTCCGGCCAGCGGGCCGAGCGCGGTGGCCAGCGCGGGCAGAACCGCCTCGTCCAACGGCACCCCGTGCCGGCGGACCAGCAGGTCCCGAACCGCGTCCGCGGGCAGTGGGGGCAGGTCGACGACCGTGTCGGCGAGGGCGGCGAGCCGGCCCCGGGCGGTACGGGCGGTGGCGACCACCAGGCAGCCGGCGCGAACCGCGGCGGCCAGGGCGGCGGTCAGACCGGGGGCGTCGTCGGCGTCGTCGGCGAGCAGGACGGTCGGCACCCGGCGGCCGATCAGCCCGAACGCGGCCGAGGTCTCCTGTGACAGTTCGGCGAGGCGGCCGGGCCGGACCGGTCCGGTGTCCGCGCAGAGCGCGCCGATCGTGCTCAGCGGACCGGCCAGCAGCGGGTCGCCGAGGCGCTCGTACTGCTCGCGGACGACGTGCAGCACTGCGGCGAAACCCGCCACCGCGCCGGTCTCCTCCGGATGCGACACGCGCAGGATCGCCACGCCCGCGGGCTGCCAGGCGTCGGCGAGCGCTTCCAGAAGAGCCGTCCGGCCACTGCCGGGCACGCCGGTGACCAGCACGAACCGGCCGCCGTCGGCCGCTTCCCGGCGGGCGGTGCCGAGGATGCCGATCTGTTCGTCGCGGCCCGCTACGGTGCGCCGCCGCGGTGTGTTCCCCTTGACGCCGGGCGGCCGCCGGGCGGTCACGCCAGTTCGCGGGTGGAGCCCCCGCGTGCTCCGGCCGCGACCGCGTCCTCGCGGATCACCAGGAAGATCTCACCGGCGACGGCCAAGGAACGCAGGTAGGAGTCCGTGTCGCCGGTCTCCAGCCAGACGATCCGGCCGCCCGCCTCACGGGGACGCGGTCCGCCGCTCTCGTCGGAGAAATGCGCGTCGATCAGCAGCAACGGCACCGGTGCGGACCACAGATCCGGCACCTGCCGGCTCGCGGACGTGTCGAGCAGCACGTCGAGCTCGGCGTCGTCGCAGTCCTCGGAGCCGTACGCGGTCAGCACCCGCTGCTGCATCCGCTCCAGGTCACGTTCCGCGTGCGCGATCCGGGCCGCGTGCCGGTTCGCCGGTGCGACGGCCAGGTAGCCGGGGATCAGTTCGGCCAGCAGTTGCTCCGGATCATCGGACGTCACATGCTGGCGACCGCCTGGGTGAACCATCCGGTAGCGACCCTCGTCCTGCACAGAACCTGCCACCTCACACCTCCGCACGGGCCGGGCGTCTCGCCGGCCGTGCCTTGCAAACGGACGCCGGACCGGTTCCGTTCACGGAGATTCCCCAGCCACGCTCCAGCGGGGTGTGGTGTCCGCCTCATCCCGCCGGCGTGGCCTAGCTCCTGTCCAGCGCCGGAGCGGGTCCGAGGTGGAACAACGCGGCGAGATCGGCCCGGTCCGGCCGGTCGGCAGCGATGAGGTCCAGCAGGCTGCGGGCCTCGACCGTGTCGTCTCCCGGCCGGCCCGGCGCGGCCGCCGGTGGGTGGTGGTCCGCACCGGCGGCCCGCAGCGCCGACAGCAGGCTCAGCTGGGCCTGCAGCACGCCGAGGTGCACCACCGAGCCGGGAATCGTCGCGCGCAGCACACCGTCACCGACCGTGACCTCACCGCGTGGC from Actinoplanes derwentensis includes these protein-coding regions:
- a CDS encoding helix-turn-helix transcriptional regulator, whose amino-acid sequence is MTARRPPGVKGNTPRRRTVAGRDEQIGILGTARREAADGGRFVLVTGVPGSGRTALLEALADAWQPAGVAILRVSHPEETGAVAGFAAVLHVVREQYERLGDPLLAGPLSTIGALCADTGPVRPGRLAELSQETSAAFGLIGRRVPTVLLADDADDAPGLTAALAAAVRAGCLVVATARTARGRLAALADTVVDLPPLPADAVRDLLVRRHGVPLDEAVLPALATALGPLAGNPATVLETTAELLRTGRLKVVGGHLCLLDPRDPIGLPAGHRLVTALLGRGPDAVRLATMAAVTRFGLDDLPLFAHATLGRLDDYGWIVDALVTDGVLVADRRGSIRPQSPALAARLVADAGPAAVARLHRAYAAAMFRRAGAGAPADRAALADHVTSAGVAMPTDRRTAVSLAATAAQATDREPGRAADWLRAALWHAGGGQVADDILARLLRLLVRTGQFARLSDVVRAAGPAGRTGDLAAAATLAAVHTGTPAPEATDPAVTYLADRWLDGRPAGPVAAPDARPATLISAAEVALAARSIGAGLIPADEKNDELLTAGGTGDLATVLQLILGEARYDTPADGLLAAYHRLHACHAHGDLPGMLSAAREVDLAGAQAPAVRRFTRLWAAEALALQGRAEEAASRIAGVPDEAPYAALRWWAANGPATEPATALEAAGRLRAARVAHARQLAHGSRIGVEQLLTRAAGLAARFDLAGESTHLAGIVDADASGPHRRLSAGTTLLIRALTTGDTTAATRATGLIRARGHRPDLTLATLALGRVAPDPRPWLLEAQAQAEEIGSPVLRSAVTTTMRERGVRRPRSRSPQAAFSAVEMQTIELIRRGRTNRQIAVQVRMSEKTIENYLTRLFARTGCRSRVELAAVSLTTDILGVAS